The Lactuca sativa cultivar Salinas chromosome 2, Lsat_Salinas_v11, whole genome shotgun sequence genome includes a window with the following:
- the LOC111915372 gene encoding zinc finger BED domain-containing protein RICESLEEPER 2-like, with amino-acid sequence MSNGKEKARCKQCEMFLGKDGNSTLMSYTTKTCPVVKGQGDPDQQNITPDGSIFIYNNDEIRESFCKFMIQEVFPFNHFDNLQLTRILQEKMQPQYRQVSHTYLRRDALKYWDIAKKDMQLLSQKLSYRHDTLDRSLYLGMNKRVAFELFVYPHMGTQLFAILVSVIETYNLHDKIFSISFDNASNNIAAAKRLIAKYKPILDGSFFHTRCLCHIIKLAVKDGLKMIGSTIEIFKIVLTRVLGKIKATLKKYRKFAISINVNPYSPHWDVDTRSSSTCMIFESLTRQRIDLQLFYDTISKGKNPVLDFDWELMGEFVEMLKVSKQSTTFLSGMYYPTSPLLLNELWLKSAQLELFEQRSEIFFLVTRPMRQKLVKYFNEMPPLFTGIAELNPCINVTGVETLITKIYMSLNLHKDDSNYIHNQIHTFNNTFTNRPSFHGLLGFGGMYILHLASLEGPLAQNVEPEIVDEEYAQGLSTPPEDEDEDDEYGIDETPNYLCGG; translated from the exons ATGTCAAACGGGAAGGAAAAAGCAAGGTGTAAGCAATGCGAGATGTTTTTGGGAAAAGATGGCAATAGTACGTTGATGAGTTATACAACAAAAACGTGTCCGGTTGTAAAAGGTCAAGGCGATCCGGATCAACAAAATATTACTCCCGACGGGTCGATATTTATTTACAACAATGATGAAATTCGTGAAAGCTTTTGCAAGTTCATGATTCAAGAGGTCTTTCCTTTCAACCACTTCGACAACCTACAATTAACAAGGATTTTGCAGGAAAAAATGCAACCCCAATACCGGCAAGTAAGTCACACTTATCTTAGGCGTGATGCTCTAAAGTATTGGGATATAGCCAAAAAAGATATGCAATTG TTGTCCCAAAAGCTATCTTACCGTCACGACACATTGGATAGATCCCTCTACTTGGGTATGAACAAACGAGTTGCTTTTGAACTTTTTGTGTATCCTCACATGGGAACACAATTATTTGCAATTTTAGTAAGCGTTATAGAGACTTATAATTTACACGACAAAATATTCTCTATTTCATTTGACAATGCAAGTAACAATATCGCCGCCGCCAAAAGATTAATTGCAAAATATAAACCTATTTTGGATGGCTCGTTTTTTCATACTAGATGTCTTTGTCACATTATTAAGCTTGCTGTAAAAGATGGTTTAAAAATGATAGGTTCGACGATTGAAATTTTCAAAATTGTGTTAACTAGAGTTTTGGGAAAAATTAAAGCTACATTGAAAAAATATCGAAAGTTTGCCATTTCCATTAACGTAAATCCATATAGTCCTCATTGGGATGTTGACACTAGATCGAGTTCGACGTGCATGATATTTGAAAGTTTAACACGTCAAAGAATCGATTTGCAATTATTTTACGACacaatttcaaaaggaaaaaaccCGGTTTTGGATTTTGATTGGGAATTGATGGGAGAGTTTGTGGAAATGTTAAAAGTTTCTAAACAATCAACCACTTTTTTATCGGGCATGTATTACCCTACAAGTCCGTTGTTACTAAATGAATTATGGTTGAAGTCCGCACAATTGGAGCTTTTTGAACAAAGAAgtgaaatattttttttagttacgAGACCAATGAGACAAAAACTAGTAAAATATTTCAACGAAATGCCACCACTTTTTACTGGCATCGCGGAATTAAACCCATGTATCAATGTTACGGGTGTAGAGACTTTGATTACCAAAATTTATATGTCTTTAAATTTGCACAAAGATGACTCAAACTACATCCATAACCAAATACACACATTTAATAATACTTTTACTAACCGTCCAAGCTTCCACG GATTACTTGGATTCGGTGGAATGTATATACTACACTTGGCATCACTAGAAGGCCCACTAGCACAAAATGTTGAACCGGAGATCGTGGATGAAGAATATGCACAAGGCTTATCAACACCTCcggaagacgaagacgaagatgATGAATATGGTATTGATGAGACCCCTAATTATTTGTGTGGCGGTTGA